The following proteins are co-located in the Bordetella bronchialis genome:
- the eno gene encoding phosphopyruvate hydratase gives MSAIVDIIGREILDSRGNPTVECDVLLESGAMGRAAVPSGASTGTREAIELRDGDKNRYLGKGVLRAVENLNTEISEALMGLDAQEQTFVDRTLIELDGTDAKERLGANAILAASMAVARAAADESGLSLYRYFGGSGPMSMPVPMMNVINGGAHANNTLDLQEFMILPVGAASFREALRWGAEVFHALKKLINAQGMSTAVGDEGGFAPNVANHEAAIQLILKAIGEAGYEPGTQIALGLDCASSEFFKNGKYVLEGEGGISLSSQEFANLLATWCDKYPIISIEDGMAENDWEGWKLLTDQLGKKVQLVGDDLFVTNTRILKEGISKGVANSILIKINQIGTLTETFAAIEMAKRAGYTAVVSHRSGETEDSTIADIAVATNAMQIKTGSLSRSDRMAKYNQLLRIEEELAEVASYPGLEAFYNLR, from the coding sequence ATGAGTGCAATCGTCGACATCATCGGCCGCGAAATCCTCGATTCGCGCGGCAATCCGACCGTGGAATGCGATGTACTGCTGGAATCGGGCGCCATGGGCCGCGCCGCGGTGCCCTCGGGCGCGTCCACCGGTACCCGCGAAGCCATCGAGTTGCGCGACGGCGACAAGAACCGCTACCTGGGCAAGGGCGTGCTGCGCGCGGTGGAGAACCTGAACACGGAAATCTCCGAAGCGCTGATGGGCCTGGACGCGCAGGAACAGACCTTCGTCGACCGCACCCTGATCGAGCTGGACGGCACCGACGCCAAGGAGCGCCTGGGCGCCAATGCCATCCTGGCCGCCAGCATGGCGGTGGCGCGCGCCGCCGCCGACGAATCCGGCCTGTCGCTGTACCGCTATTTCGGCGGCAGCGGGCCCATGAGCATGCCCGTGCCCATGATGAACGTCATCAATGGCGGCGCCCATGCCAACAACACCCTGGACCTGCAGGAATTCATGATCCTGCCGGTGGGCGCGGCCAGCTTCCGCGAAGCCCTGCGCTGGGGCGCGGAAGTCTTCCACGCCCTGAAGAAACTGATCAACGCCCAGGGCATGTCCACCGCCGTCGGCGACGAGGGCGGCTTCGCGCCCAACGTCGCCAACCACGAAGCCGCCATCCAGCTGATCCTGAAGGCCATCGGCGAAGCCGGCTACGAGCCCGGCACGCAGATCGCGCTGGGCCTGGACTGCGCCAGCTCGGAGTTCTTCAAGAACGGCAAGTACGTGCTGGAAGGCGAGGGCGGCATTTCGCTCAGCTCGCAGGAGTTCGCCAACCTGCTGGCCACCTGGTGCGACAAGTACCCCATCATCTCCATCGAGGACGGCATGGCCGAAAACGATTGGGAAGGCTGGAAGCTGCTGACCGACCAGTTGGGCAAGAAGGTGCAGCTGGTGGGCGACGACCTGTTCGTCACCAATACCCGCATCCTGAAGGAAGGCATCTCCAAGGGCGTGGCCAACTCCATCCTGATCAAGATCAACCAGATCGGCACGCTGACCGAGACCTTCGCCGCCATCGAAATGGCCAAGCGCGCGGGCTACACCGCCGTGGTGTCGCACCGCTCGGGCGAAACGGAAGATTCCACCATCGCCGATATCGCCGTCGCGACCAATGCCATGCAGATCAAGACGGGCTCGCTGTCGCGCTCGGATCGCATGGCCAAGTACAACCAGCTGCTTCGCATCGAGGAAGAACTGGCCGAGGTCGCCTCCTATCCTGGCCTGGAAGCCTTCTACAACCTGCGTTAG
- the ftsB gene encoding cell division protein FtsB — protein sequence MRLLFLVLLALVCLIQYPLWLGKGGWFKVWDLQKQVAAQRAVNDGMRARNAALDAEVRDLQTGTGALEERARSELGMMKDGEVFVQIVPAGSVPPAPVAAPGGANRPAAATAGRAGSAPAGQAARR from the coding sequence ATGCGCCTGTTGTTCCTGGTTCTGCTGGCCCTGGTCTGCCTGATCCAATACCCCCTCTGGCTGGGCAAGGGCGGCTGGTTCAAGGTCTGGGACCTGCAGAAACAGGTGGCCGCCCAGCGCGCCGTCAACGACGGCATGCGGGCGCGCAACGCCGCGCTGGACGCGGAAGTGCGCGATCTGCAGACGGGCACCGGCGCGCTGGAAGAGCGCGCGCGCAGCGAACTGGGCATGATGAAGGACGGCGAGGTCTTCGTACAGATCGTGCCGGCCGGCAGCGTGCCGCCGGCGCCCGTCGCGGCCCCTGGCGGGGCGAACCGGCCTGCCGCGGCGACAGCCGGCCGTGCGGGGTCCGCGCCCGCGGGGCAGGCTGCCCGCCGCTGA
- the hslO gene encoding Hsp33 family molecular chaperone HslO — translation MTDLLKKYLFEDRTVRVQAVRLHDTWRAAQVNHEYPLAVKRLLGELIAASTLLAANLKFEGSLVMQIQGDGPIALVVVECRADLSLRATVKLRQDRVVPDTGTMQSLMNPGGNGRFIVVLDPQRKTPGQQPYQGIVPIVGETVADALSHYMQQSEQLETRLWLAADDNHAAGMLLQRLPGQGGTAQTPEAAEETWNRAVHLTQTLGSDELLATDIDTLIHRLYWEETLLTFDPAGVRWHCPCNRAKVADMLRMLGRAEIEDILAERGQVEVACDFCGKPYLFDAVDCAGLFTESQALPEQDPPTVH, via the coding sequence ATGACCGATCTTCTGAAGAAATACCTGTTCGAGGACCGCACCGTACGCGTACAGGCGGTACGGTTGCACGACACCTGGCGCGCGGCCCAGGTGAATCACGAATACCCCCTTGCGGTGAAGCGCCTGCTGGGCGAGCTGATCGCTGCATCCACGCTGCTGGCCGCCAATCTCAAGTTCGAGGGCTCCCTGGTCATGCAGATCCAGGGCGACGGCCCGATCGCCCTGGTCGTCGTGGAGTGCCGCGCGGACCTCAGCCTGCGGGCCACCGTCAAGCTGCGCCAGGACCGCGTCGTGCCGGACACGGGCACCATGCAAAGCCTGATGAATCCGGGCGGCAACGGACGCTTCATCGTCGTGCTGGATCCGCAGCGCAAGACGCCGGGCCAGCAGCCCTACCAGGGCATCGTGCCCATCGTCGGCGAAACCGTGGCCGATGCGCTCAGCCACTACATGCAGCAGTCGGAACAGCTGGAGACCCGCCTGTGGCTGGCCGCCGACGACAATCATGCCGCGGGGATGCTGCTGCAGCGGCTGCCCGGCCAGGGCGGCACGGCGCAAACGCCCGAGGCCGCCGAAGAGACGTGGAACCGCGCCGTCCACCTGACGCAAACGCTGGGGTCCGACGAGCTGCTGGCCACGGATATCGATACGCTGATCCATCGCCTGTACTGGGAAGAAACGCTGCTGACCTTCGATCCGGCGGGCGTGCGCTGGCACTGTCCCTGCAACCGCGCCAAGGTCGCCGACATGTTGCGCATGCTGGGCCGCGCGGAAATCGAGGACATCCTGGCCGAACGCGGACAGGTCGAAGTGGCCTGCGATTTCTGCGGCAAGCCCTACCTGTTCGATGCGGTGGATTGCGCGGGGCTCTTCACGGAATCGCAGGCGCTGCCGGAACAGGATCCGCCCACGGTGCATTGA